A genomic segment from Biomphalaria glabrata chromosome 16, xgBioGlab47.1, whole genome shotgun sequence encodes:
- the LOC129923518 gene encoding uncharacterized protein LOC129923518, translated as MSVYQISLLLFLMSVQIKSHSAPSSKVHKKLDRLSRMPLFYGKRSFPLRSSVESPDVPEGDETIGWDENAIPSSDMKTPYENDINTYILSSVGFSPPFNDHSKLGESKGLFPNLYKLLLGDRFINPTTFRQYKKQRQHLNLDSLFPPRPKKAGIYKDLQDSLQSEDLLQGSEESKWYLPSLVSPNNDEISSNGNELNTLAWADSEDYRER; from the exons ATGTCTGTGTACCAGATTTCGCTCCTGCTGTTTCTGATGTCTGTTCAGATCAAGTCCCACTCTGCCCCCAGCTCCAAAGTGCACAAAAAACTCGACCGGCTGAGCAGGATGCCTTTGTTCTACGGGAAAAGATCGTTCCCTCTGCGGAGCAGCGTCGAGTCGCCCGATGTGCCGGAAGGCGATGAAACGATTGGCTGGGACGAGAATGCGATACCATCGTCGGATATGAAGACTCCATACGAGAACGATATTAATACTTATATACTCTCCAGCGTTGGATTCTCACCACCGTTCAATGACCACTCTAAACTGGGGGAAAGTAAGGGACTTTTCCCAAACCTTTACAAACTTTTATTAGGGGATAGATTCATCAACCCAACCACTTTCCGTCAATACAAGAAACAAAGGCAACATTTAAACCTAGACTCACTATTTCCACCAAGACCAAAAAAAGCTGGAATTTACAAAGATCTTCAGGACTCCTTGCAGTCAGAAGACTTACTTCAAGGAAGCGAAGAGTCGAAATGGTATCTTCCTAGTTTAGTGTCCCCCAACAATGATGAGATCAGCTCAAACGGCAATGAGTTAAACACACTGGCATGGGCAGATTCGGAGGACTACAGGGAAAG GTAA